The proteins below come from a single Streptomyces spongiicola genomic window:
- a CDS encoding bifunctional phosphatase PAP2/diacylglycerol kinase family protein, whose amino-acid sequence MPASHRDTPTRSAAHLLPRSLSRAAARLVAVPEGLSPRSPRARRIASTLTGWDRGVLHAVASRHWPGADPVLPRLSRVADHGLLWLGTAAGMAVFGRGARSRRAAVRGVASLALASATINTVAKRSVRRARPVLGTVPLVRQLKRQPFTTSFPSGHSASAAAFATGVAMESKSWGAVVAPVAAAVALSRVYTGVHYPSDVLVGAALGVGAAFAVRGLVPTRDQLPPAGRPHTRAPRLPAGKGLVVVANRSSGPGNGPLGALAAGDDATALVREALPLARIVECAPQEIASALEEAAGGGCRALGVLGGDGTVNLAAATAVRHGLPLAVFPGGTLNHFAYDLGLETVHDTCRALASGDAVRVDLGRFAPGPDGAGEGHFVNTFSLGVYPEMVRVRERWSPRIGGWPAGVLAALRTLRGEHPLEAGISGRRRPLWLLFAGNGSYQRLGPTPGRRYDLADGLLDVRVVHGGRFPGVRLLAAALSGPLSRSPFHAAGRLRKLRVSGLAPGSLLAYDGEIAQAPPDLTVDKLSEALVVYRPSPTAPLL is encoded by the coding sequence ATGCCGGCCTCCCACCGAGACACCCCGACGCGCTCCGCCGCGCACCTGCTTCCGCGGTCCCTCTCCCGTGCCGCCGCCCGCCTTGTGGCGGTTCCCGAGGGGCTTTCGCCGCGTTCACCGCGCGCCAGGCGGATCGCCTCGACCCTCACGGGGTGGGACCGGGGGGTCCTCCACGCGGTCGCGTCCCGTCACTGGCCGGGTGCCGACCCCGTGCTGCCCAGGCTCAGCAGGGTAGCCGACCACGGCCTCCTGTGGTTGGGCACGGCGGCCGGGATGGCCGTCTTCGGACGCGGCGCGCGGTCGCGGAGGGCCGCCGTCCGAGGTGTGGCCTCACTGGCGCTCGCCTCGGCAACGATCAACACCGTGGCCAAGCGGTCGGTGCGCCGGGCGCGCCCGGTACTCGGCACCGTGCCGCTCGTCCGGCAGCTCAAGCGGCAGCCGTTCACCACGTCCTTCCCCTCGGGCCACTCGGCGTCGGCGGCGGCCTTCGCCACGGGTGTGGCGATGGAGTCGAAGAGCTGGGGTGCGGTGGTGGCCCCGGTCGCGGCCGCGGTCGCGCTGTCGCGCGTCTACACCGGGGTCCACTACCCGAGCGATGTGCTGGTGGGGGCGGCTCTCGGGGTCGGTGCGGCGTTCGCGGTGCGCGGGCTGGTCCCCACCCGGGACCAGTTGCCGCCTGCCGGGCGGCCGCACACCCGGGCGCCCCGGCTGCCGGCGGGCAAGGGCCTCGTCGTGGTCGCCAACCGCTCCTCCGGCCCGGGCAACGGTCCGCTCGGTGCGCTCGCGGCCGGGGACGACGCCACGGCGCTGGTACGCGAGGCGCTGCCTCTGGCGCGGATCGTCGAGTGCGCGCCGCAGGAGATCGCGAGCGCCCTGGAGGAGGCTGCCGGCGGCGGCTGCCGGGCCCTCGGCGTGCTCGGCGGCGACGGTACGGTGAACCTCGCCGCGGCCACCGCGGTCCGGCACGGGCTGCCGCTCGCCGTGTTCCCCGGGGGGACCCTGAACCACTTCGCCTACGACCTCGGCCTGGAGACGGTCCACGACACCTGCCGGGCACTGGCGTCGGGCGATGCCGTACGGGTCGACCTGGGCCGGTTCGCCCCGGGTCCGGACGGCGCAGGCGAGGGCCACTTCGTCAACACCTTCTCGCTCGGCGTGTACCCGGAGATGGTGCGCGTCCGGGAGCGGTGGTCACCGCGGATCGGGGGCTGGCCCGCCGGGGTGCTGGCAGCGCTGCGGACCCTGCGCGGGGAGCACCCGCTGGAGGCGGGGATCTCGGGGCGCCGCAGGCCGCTGTGGCTGCTGTTCGCGGGGAACGGCAGCTACCAGCGTCTCGGCCCCACTCCCGGGCGGCGATACGACCTCGCCGACGGACTGCTCGACGTCCGCGTGGTGCACGGCGGGCGTTTCCCCGGCGTGAGGCTGCTCGCCGCGGCCCTCTCCGGTCCGCTGAGCCGGTCCCCGTTCCATGCGGCCGGACGGCTGCGGAAACTGCGCGTCTCCGGCCTGGCGCCGGGCTCGCTGCTCGCGTACGACGGGGAGATCGCCCAGGCGCCGCCGGATCTGACGGTGGACAAGCTCTCGGAGGCACTGGTCGTCTACCGCCCGTCGCCGACCGCACCGCTTCTCTGA
- a CDS encoding TIGR03086 family metal-binding protein — translation MDNRLLDRHAEALALFTERVHAVRPEQWEAPTPCTGWSVRDLVNHVTAEQLWVPSLVGENRSITDVGDSFDGDVLGGHPAVSWDRAASAAKAAFHEPGALDRTVGLSYGESTAAAYCSQMTTDMIVHAWDLSRGIGTDDTLPGALVDFAAGEVAPYAAELSGSGLFAPPVEPPEGADPQARLLCLLGRRP, via the coding sequence ATGGACAACCGCCTGCTGGACCGGCATGCCGAAGCCCTGGCGCTCTTCACGGAACGGGTGCACGCCGTCCGCCCGGAGCAGTGGGAGGCGCCGACGCCCTGCACCGGATGGTCAGTCCGGGACCTGGTCAACCATGTGACCGCCGAGCAGCTCTGGGTGCCGTCGCTGGTGGGCGAGAACCGTTCGATCACCGACGTCGGAGACTCCTTCGACGGCGACGTGCTGGGCGGGCACCCCGCCGTCAGCTGGGACCGGGCCGCCTCCGCCGCCAAGGCGGCCTTCCACGAGCCGGGCGCCCTGGACCGCACCGTGGGGCTCTCGTACGGCGAGAGCACCGCCGCCGCCTACTGCTCGCAGATGACGACCGACATGATCGTGCACGCATGGGACCTGTCGAGGGGCATCGGCACCGACGACACCCTTCCCGGCGCGCTGGTCGACTTCGCCGCCGGGGAGGTGGCGCCGTACGCCGCCGAGCTGTCCGGTAGCGGCCTGTTCGCACCCCCGGTGGAACCGCCGGAGGGCGCGGACCCGCAGGCTCGGCTGCTCTGCCTGCTGGGGCGCCGTCCCTGA
- a CDS encoding aminotransferase class I/II-fold pyridoxal phosphate-dependent enzyme has protein sequence MRQSDPEGHGPVRYGPPAPDPGLPVLPELADVLASAAVRTSSEPPGGGPALREAVAGYWWRRGLRSRPDDVAAAPGAQPLLLALLAAHGGDVLMPRPCPAWWTPQARLLGRPAFHVPTSAESGGVPDPYALLETVRRIRAEGGSPHVVLLSVADDPTATVAPPELVREACEAAVGEGLHIVSDETWRDTVHEPLDRPLLSPAEMCPDDVTVISDLSGALLPAAWPVAAARFPTTGPGAGRRARVLDILTALGGFVAGPVAAAAAHALDEPGPVTARRGRANALHAAVAQAVRDLVLTSGALAGPAQAGRHLYADLGPLRARLAELGVTDSMELEDYLSRRLGTPVPGGHRFGDELGALRVRIDTGPFLGASPEERLEALESATPLALPHVARALKSLGSAFRELR, from the coding sequence ATGCGGCAGTCGGATCCGGAAGGCCACGGCCCGGTCCGCTACGGCCCGCCCGCACCTGACCCCGGTCTGCCCGTGCTCCCCGAACTCGCCGACGTGCTCGCGTCCGCCGCCGTGCGCACCTCCTCCGAACCGCCGGGCGGGGGGCCGGCGCTGCGCGAGGCCGTCGCGGGCTACTGGTGGCGGCGCGGGCTGCGCAGCCGTCCCGACGACGTCGCCGCCGCCCCCGGCGCCCAGCCGCTGCTGCTCGCGCTGCTCGCCGCGCACGGCGGTGACGTCCTCATGCCGCGCCCCTGCCCCGCGTGGTGGACCCCGCAGGCCCGGCTCCTCGGCCGGCCCGCGTTCCATGTGCCCACCTCCGCCGAGAGCGGCGGTGTCCCCGATCCGTACGCCCTGCTGGAGACCGTGCGCAGGATCCGGGCGGAGGGCGGCAGTCCCCATGTCGTGCTGCTGTCGGTCGCGGACGACCCCACCGCCACGGTCGCACCGCCCGAACTCGTGCGGGAGGCCTGCGAGGCGGCGGTCGGCGAAGGGCTGCACATCGTCAGCGACGAGACCTGGCGCGACACGGTGCACGAGCCGCTCGACCGGCCCCTGCTCAGCCCCGCCGAGATGTGCCCGGACGACGTGACCGTCATCAGCGATCTGTCGGGCGCCCTGCTGCCGGCCGCGTGGCCCGTCGCCGCGGCCCGGTTCCCGACGACGGGGCCCGGCGCCGGCCGCAGGGCCCGGGTGCTCGACATCCTCACCGCCCTCGGGGGGTTCGTCGCCGGCCCCGTGGCCGCGGCCGCGGCGCACGCCCTCGACGAGCCCGGTCCGGTGACCGCCCGGCGGGGCCGGGCCAACGCCCTGCACGCCGCGGTCGCGCAGGCGGTCCGCGACCTGGTGCTCACCTCCGGCGCCCTCGCCGGCCCGGCCCAGGCGGGTCGCCATCTCTACGCCGACCTGGGCCCGTTGCGTGCCCGGCTCGCCGAACTCGGCGTCACCGACTCGATGGAGCTGGAGGACTACCTCAGCCGACGCCTGGGCACGCCGGTCCCCGGCGGCCACCGCTTCGGCGACGAACTGGGTGCCCTGCGCGTCCGTATCGACACCGGCCCCTTCCTCGGCGCGAGCCCGGAGGAGCGCCTCGAAGCCCTCGAGTCCGCCACCCCGCTGGCACTGCCGCATGTCGCCAGGGCACTGAAGTCCCTCGGATCGGCCTTCCGGGAACTGCGATGA
- a CDS encoding MBL fold metallo-hydrolase, producing the protein MTGLRPLGLTRRWPRSFADRLTAPLPGVRAMARLAREGALRPAAAGLRDVPRLPFAPGTLPEAEPGTVAVTWAGHASWVVAIGELTVLTDPVWSRRILGTPARLTPVGVRWEDLPPVDAVVISHNHYDHLDAPTIARLPRRTPVFVPAGLGGWFRRRRFTRVTELDWWEAAELPAGSGVGSVRFEFVPAHHWSKRTLTDTCRSLWGGWILTDQRGRRVYFSGDTGYGHWFKEIGRRHPGIDLALLPIGAYAPRWWLSSVHTDPEEAVQAFEDLGARNLAPMHWATFVLSSEPVMEPIRRLLAAWERTGLPRERLWDLPVGGSRVLTA; encoded by the coding sequence CTGACCGGGCTGCGGCCGCTGGGGCTCACCCGGCGCTGGCCGCGGTCCTTCGCCGACCGGCTCACCGCGCCGCTGCCCGGTGTACGGGCCATGGCGCGCCTGGCGCGGGAGGGCGCGCTCCGCCCGGCGGCCGCCGGCCTCAGGGACGTCCCCCGGCTGCCCTTCGCCCCGGGGACCCTGCCGGAGGCGGAACCGGGCACCGTCGCCGTGACCTGGGCGGGCCACGCCAGCTGGGTCGTCGCGATCGGCGAACTCACGGTGCTCACGGACCCCGTCTGGTCCCGCAGGATCCTGGGCACACCCGCCCGGCTCACTCCCGTGGGCGTGCGATGGGAGGACCTGCCCCCCGTCGACGCCGTCGTCATCAGCCACAACCACTACGACCACCTGGACGCGCCCACCATCGCCCGGCTGCCCCGCCGCACCCCGGTGTTCGTGCCCGCGGGGCTCGGCGGCTGGTTCCGGCGCCGGCGCTTCACCCGCGTGACCGAACTCGACTGGTGGGAGGCGGCGGAACTGCCCGCCGGAAGCGGGGTCGGCTCGGTCCGGTTCGAGTTCGTGCCCGCCCACCACTGGTCCAAGCGGACCCTCACCGACACCTGCCGCTCCCTGTGGGGCGGCTGGATCCTCACCGACCAGCGCGGCCGCCGGGTGTACTTCTCGGGGGACACCGGATACGGCCACTGGTTCAAGGAGATCGGCCGGCGCCACCCGGGCATCGACCTGGCGCTGCTGCCGATCGGCGCGTACGCACCCCGCTGGTGGCTGAGTTCGGTGCACACCGACCCGGAGGAGGCGGTGCAGGCGTTCGAGGACCTCGGCGCCCGGAACCTGGCCCCGATGCACTGGGCCACCTTCGTGCTCTCTTCCGAGCCGGTGATGGAGCCCATCCGCCGGCTGCTGGCCGCCTGGGAGCGGACGGGCCTGCCGCGTGAGCGCCTGTGGGACCTGCCGGTCGGCGGCTCACGCGTGCTGACCGCCTGA
- a CDS encoding DedA family protein, translating to MKLQDVVAQLPPESTQQAVGYPTLFLLVALGALVPVVPTGALVSTAAVVALHQTAPFAVLLVFVVAATAAFLGDITLYWLGRRGLGSRNGSKWLEALRARAAPDRLAGAQRRLADHSGTVLVLSRLVPAGRIPVMLACLMARMPLARFARGDAPACLAWAAAYGAIGILGGSLFDEPWQGVLAAVGLTLVLSGVPALWHRVRRGRTSGGQHA from the coding sequence GTGAAGCTCCAGGACGTGGTCGCCCAGCTCCCGCCGGAGTCGACCCAGCAGGCCGTCGGCTATCCGACCCTGTTCCTGCTGGTGGCGCTGGGCGCGCTGGTGCCGGTGGTGCCGACGGGTGCGCTGGTGAGCACGGCGGCGGTGGTGGCGCTCCACCAGACGGCACCGTTCGCGGTGCTCCTGGTGTTCGTGGTCGCCGCGACCGCCGCGTTCCTCGGTGACATCACGCTGTACTGGCTCGGCAGACGCGGCCTCGGGTCGAGGAACGGCTCGAAGTGGCTTGAGGCGCTGCGGGCCCGCGCGGCCCCGGACCGGCTGGCGGGCGCCCAGCGCAGACTCGCCGACCACAGCGGGACGGTGCTCGTGCTGTCCCGGCTGGTTCCGGCCGGACGGATTCCGGTGATGCTGGCCTGTCTGATGGCGCGGATGCCGCTGGCGCGCTTCGCGCGCGGAGACGCGCCCGCCTGCCTCGCGTGGGCCGCCGCGTACGGGGCGATCGGGATCCTCGGCGGCTCGCTGTTCGACGAGCCCTGGCAGGGGGTGCTGGCGGCCGTGGGGCTGACGCTGGTGCTGAGCGGGGTGCCCGCGCTGTGGCACCGGGTCCGAAGGGGGCGGACGTCAGGCGGTCAGCACGCGTGA
- a CDS encoding MBL fold metallo-hydrolase, whose translation MAVEVTWWGHATCTVEDSGVRVLTDPLFVGRLAHLRRRRGALPPPAAAVADAVVVSHLHSDHLHLPSLARLSPGTRLIVPRGARGAVPGLRRLAGLRVVEVAPGDEVAVADVRIRAVPAAHDGRRLPVGPHRSPALGFVIHGGARTYFAGDTGLFDGMAAAVGPVDVALLPVGGWGPFLGHGHLDPEHAARALAALGPRSAVPVHYGTYWPIGMDAVRPHEFHSPGDEFVRKAARRAPNVAVHRLAHGESVRPEVFR comes from the coding sequence GTGGCGGTCGAGGTCACCTGGTGGGGTCACGCCACCTGCACGGTCGAGGACTCCGGGGTCCGGGTGCTCACCGACCCGCTGTTCGTCGGCAGGCTCGCACACCTGCGCCGCCGGCGGGGTGCACTGCCGCCGCCCGCGGCCGCCGTCGCGGACGCCGTGGTCGTCTCCCATCTCCACTCCGACCATCTGCATCTGCCCTCGCTGGCCCGGCTCTCCCCCGGCACCAGGCTGATCGTGCCCCGGGGCGCGCGAGGGGCCGTCCCCGGGCTGCGCAGGCTGGCCGGGCTGCGCGTCGTGGAGGTGGCACCGGGTGACGAGGTGGCCGTGGCGGACGTGCGCATACGGGCCGTACCGGCGGCGCACGACGGTCGGCGGCTGCCGGTGGGACCGCACCGCTCCCCCGCGCTCGGCTTCGTCATCCACGGCGGCGCGCGCACCTACTTCGCCGGGGACACGGGGTTGTTCGACGGCATGGCGGCAGCGGTGGGGCCGGTCGACGTGGCGCTGCTGCCGGTCGGCGGCTGGGGGCCGTTCCTGGGGCACGGCCATCTCGACCCGGAGCACGCGGCCCGCGCTCTCGCGGCGCTCGGGCCCCGCTCGGCGGTGCCGGTGCACTACGGCACGTACTGGCCGATCGGGATGGACGCGGTCAGACCGCACGAGTTCCACTCGCCGGGCGACGAGTTCGTGCGCAAGGCGGCGCGCCGGGCGCCGAACGTGGCGGTGCACCGGCTGGCACACGGCGAGAGCGTGCGGCCGGAGGTCTTCCGGTGA
- a CDS encoding recombinase family protein, which yields MTGAGGGVRVAAIASLTPLEELDSDPFLVDTRSQHAMCARWAADRGYKVARELLFYGLRPDHCVLWADVEAGLVDLFVAPNERVLARALTSVPDFSAECERRGVRLATAGLDEPAYDAAMKASVHRRLSMPTAGYDGC from the coding sequence ATGACAGGCGCCGGGGGCGGAGTGCGGGTGGCGGCCATCGCCAGCCTGACCCCGCTGGAGGAACTCGACAGCGACCCCTTCCTCGTCGACACGCGCAGCCAGCACGCGATGTGCGCCCGCTGGGCGGCGGACCGGGGATACAAGGTCGCCCGTGAACTGCTGTTCTACGGGTTGCGCCCCGACCACTGCGTCCTCTGGGCCGATGTCGAGGCGGGTCTGGTCGATCTCTTCGTCGCCCCGAACGAGCGGGTGCTGGCGCGCGCGCTGACGTCCGTACCGGATTTCTCCGCCGAGTGCGAGCGCCGCGGTGTCCGGTTGGCGACGGCCGGTCTGGACGAGCCCGCGTACGACGCCGCGATGAAGGCCAGCGTGCACCGCCGGCTCTCGATGCCGACCGCGGGCTACGACGGCTGCTGA
- a CDS encoding alkaline phosphatase family protein, whose protein sequence is MGEGWRWRSAGGALLRVVVVWAVSTLTLLALAGILPDFQLRSDNGESITWTAVAAAWGAGAFGLLSALVWPLVVRAFLLVPALVLGLLVFFLNGSLLLLALRLIPDGSGAAAPETAVVVAAVMSAVASATSTALAVRDDNAYRRRLSRLATRRRGRHAQPADGETPPATVFLQLDGVGHAVLVQAVKDGLMPTVARWLETSHRLTRWHTDWSSQTGASQLGILHGSNHDVPAFRWYEKDTGRIMVSNRPASAVELQRRAARRTGDAGLLSLDGASRGNLFTGGAEQLALVLSAAARRGRANRSRAGYFAYFSDPANAVRTAVSFVAEAGREIGQSVRSRVRGDRPRTRRGGLYPFIRAFATVVERDVVVAAVMGDMLAGRTSVYADLVAYDEVAHHSGPHSRDAAKVLQRIDRAVALMAKVAEHAPRTYRIVLLSDHGQSPGETFQDAYGLTLKDLVRAGCGLPVSRRAGRTKSGAEARDAARHALLGALHRPMGDDAAEERPSPGPEPIVLASGNLGLISFPDLPGRLSREEIDRRHPALLHTLAGHPGIGFLLVRSERHGSVLLARGGDGTVEIPLAGLDGSGPLAVFGPGAADAVRRTDSFPHAADIMVNSMYDPDTGRVHAFEAQIGSHGGLGGEQSHAFLLSPLELSEPVPGGGEPVGAEQVHTVLRRWLDECRGEPFGPQVPLRQTEDHPPPGRPEAALPVAGHDLPEQKD, encoded by the coding sequence GTGGGTGAGGGGTGGCGCTGGAGGTCCGCCGGGGGAGCGCTGCTGAGGGTGGTCGTGGTGTGGGCGGTGTCCACCCTGACGCTGCTCGCCCTCGCCGGGATCCTGCCCGACTTCCAGCTCCGTTCGGACAACGGCGAGAGCATCACCTGGACCGCCGTCGCAGCGGCCTGGGGAGCGGGAGCGTTCGGCCTGCTCAGCGCACTGGTCTGGCCACTGGTCGTACGCGCGTTCCTGCTGGTGCCCGCGCTGGTGCTGGGCCTGCTGGTGTTCTTCCTCAACGGCTCCCTGCTGCTGCTGGCCCTGAGGCTCATCCCCGACGGGAGCGGTGCCGCCGCGCCCGAGACCGCGGTGGTGGTCGCCGCCGTGATGTCGGCCGTCGCCTCGGCCACCTCCACCGCGCTGGCCGTCCGCGACGACAACGCCTACCGCCGGCGGCTGTCCCGCCTCGCCACCCGAAGGCGCGGCAGACACGCCCAGCCGGCGGACGGCGAGACGCCGCCCGCAACGGTGTTCCTGCAACTCGACGGCGTGGGCCACGCCGTGCTCGTCCAGGCCGTGAAGGACGGGCTGATGCCCACCGTCGCGAGATGGCTCGAGACCTCGCACCGCCTCACCCGCTGGCACACCGACTGGTCCAGCCAGACGGGCGCCAGCCAACTCGGCATCCTGCACGGCTCGAACCACGACGTGCCCGCCTTCCGCTGGTACGAGAAGGACACCGGCCGGATCATGGTCAGCAACCGGCCCGCCAGCGCCGTCGAACTCCAGCGCCGCGCCGCCCGGCGGACCGGGGACGCCGGGCTCCTCAGCCTCGACGGGGCCAGCCGGGGGAACCTCTTCACCGGCGGCGCCGAGCAGCTCGCACTTGTCCTGTCCGCCGCCGCCCGCCGCGGCCGGGCCAACCGCTCCAGGGCCGGATACTTCGCCTACTTCTCCGATCCCGCCAACGCCGTCCGGACCGCGGTGTCGTTCGTGGCGGAGGCCGGCCGCGAGATCGGGCAGTCCGTCCGCTCCCGGGTGCGCGGCGACCGGCCGCGCACCCGCCGCGGCGGGCTCTACCCCTTCATCCGGGCCTTCGCGACCGTCGTCGAACGAGACGTGGTGGTCGCCGCCGTGATGGGCGACATGCTCGCCGGGCGTACCTCCGTCTACGCCGACCTCGTCGCCTACGACGAGGTGGCCCACCACTCGGGGCCGCACAGCCGAGACGCCGCCAAGGTCCTCCAGCGGATCGACCGCGCCGTCGCACTGATGGCGAAGGTCGCCGAGCACGCGCCCCGCACCTACCGGATCGTCCTCCTCTCCGACCACGGCCAGAGCCCCGGCGAGACCTTCCAGGACGCCTACGGGCTGACCCTGAAGGACCTCGTCCGCGCCGGCTGCGGGCTGCCCGTCTCCCGCCGCGCGGGACGTACCAAGAGCGGCGCGGAAGCGCGGGACGCCGCCCGGCACGCGCTGCTCGGCGCGCTGCACCGGCCGATGGGCGACGACGCGGCCGAGGAACGGCCCTCGCCCGGCCCGGAGCCCATCGTGCTCGCCTCGGGGAACCTCGGCCTCATCTCCTTCCCCGACCTCCCGGGCCGGCTCAGCCGCGAGGAGATCGACCGCCGCCACCCGGCGCTTCTGCACACCCTCGCCGGGCATCCCGGCATCGGCTTCCTCCTGGTGCGCAGCGAGCGGCACGGCTCGGTGCTGCTCGCCCGGGGCGGGGACGGGACCGTGGAGATCCCGCTGGCCGGCCTCGACGGGTCGGGTCCGCTCGCGGTGTTCGGGCCGGGTGCCGCCGACGCCGTCCGGCGCACCGACTCTTTCCCGCACGCCGCCGACATCATGGTCAACTCGATGTACGACCCGGACACCGGCCGGGTGCACGCCTTCGAGGCCCAGATCGGTTCGCACGGCGGGCTCGGCGGCGAGCAGTCCCACGCCTTCCTGCTGTCGCCGCTCGAACTGTCGGAACCCGTCCCGGGCGGTGGCGAGCCGGTCGGCGCCGAACAGGTGCACACCGTACTGCGGCGCTGGCTGGACGAGTGCCGGGGCGAGCCCTTCGGCCCGCAGGTGCCGCTGCGTCAGACGGAGGACCACCCGCCTCCGGGCCGGCCGGAGGCAGCTCTTCCCGTGGCGGGGCACGACCTGCCGGAGCAGAAGGACTGA
- a CDS encoding 4a-hydroxytetrahydrobiopterin dehydratase: MPTEPLSQKEIEDRLRELPGWSQEGDRIARTYRLGGHFAATALVVHIARIQEELNHHSDLLLGYNTVNLTVNTHSAGGAITELDFELAHRVEGAAAGHGAG; this comes from the coding sequence ATGCCCACCGAGCCACTGTCCCAGAAAGAGATCGAGGACCGGCTGCGCGAACTGCCGGGCTGGTCCCAGGAAGGTGACCGGATCGCCCGTACCTACCGGCTGGGCGGCCACTTCGCGGCCACCGCGCTGGTCGTCCACATCGCCCGGATCCAGGAGGAGCTCAACCACCACTCCGATCTGCTCCTCGGGTACAACACGGTCAACCTCACGGTGAACACGCACTCCGCAGGCGGCGCGATCACCGAACTGGACTTCGAACTCGCCCACCGGGTCGAGGGCGCCGCCGCGGGCCACGGCGCGGGCTGA
- a CDS encoding YeiH family protein, which translates to MTALTGPGSRLVTARKRPAGPAGPVPGLVLAAAGVLAAWLAHRAVPGLPMLTAAVVLGVAAAHTPWLAARVRGSCRGGLSLAAKRLMRAGIVLLGLKLSLADVLGLGWATVVMVLAVVAATFGGTWWLGRRLGLPGDQPLLIAAGYSICGASAIGAVGSVQDSDDEDMVTSVALVTLCGTLAIAVLPLLHGPLGLTDAEFGRWVGAGVHDVGQVVATAQTAGPAALGEAVMVKLLRVALLAPLAAVLVVAARRRGRHAAGSARPPLVPLFVVGFLALVVLRSTGLVPAQVLAAAGTAQELLLAAALFGLGSAVHLPSLTRTGPRVALLGLTSWVLIATAAYGGVLLTS; encoded by the coding sequence GTGACGGCCCTCACGGGCCCCGGTTCCCGGCTCGTCACCGCCCGGAAGCGGCCTGCGGGTCCCGCCGGACCGGTTCCCGGGCTGGTGCTCGCCGCGGCCGGGGTGCTGGCGGCCTGGCTGGCACACCGTGCCGTGCCCGGTCTCCCGATGCTCACCGCGGCCGTCGTCCTGGGTGTCGCCGCCGCACACACGCCGTGGCTGGCCGCACGGGTACGCGGCAGTTGCCGCGGCGGCCTGTCGCTGGCCGCGAAACGCCTGATGCGGGCCGGGATCGTGCTGCTCGGTCTCAAACTGAGCCTCGCGGACGTACTGGGGCTGGGATGGGCGACGGTCGTGATGGTGCTGGCCGTCGTCGCGGCCACCTTCGGCGGCACCTGGTGGCTCGGGCGGCGGCTGGGGCTGCCGGGCGACCAGCCGCTGCTGATCGCCGCGGGCTACTCCATCTGCGGAGCCTCCGCCATCGGGGCCGTGGGCTCGGTGCAGGACAGCGACGACGAGGACATGGTCACGTCCGTGGCGCTGGTGACGCTCTGCGGCACTCTCGCCATCGCCGTCCTGCCGCTGCTGCACGGGCCGCTCGGCCTCACGGACGCCGAGTTCGGGCGGTGGGTGGGCGCCGGAGTCCACGATGTGGGCCAGGTGGTGGCCACCGCCCAGACCGCCGGACCGGCGGCGCTGGGCGAGGCCGTCATGGTGAAACTCCTCCGGGTGGCGCTGCTGGCGCCGCTGGCCGCCGTGCTCGTCGTCGCGGCCCGGCGCCGCGGCCGCCACGCCGCCGGGTCCGCACGGCCTCCGCTCGTCCCCCTGTTCGTCGTGGGCTTCCTCGCGCTGGTGGTCCTGCGCAGCACGGGGCTGGTGCCGGCGCAGGTCCTCGCCGCGGCCGGTACGGCCCAGGAACTGCTGCTTGCCGCAGCGCTGTTCGGCCTCGGCAGCGCGGTCCATCTGCCGTCCCTGACCCGCACCGGCCCGCGGGTGGCCCTGCTCGGGCTCACCTCATGGGTGCTGATCGCGACTGCGGCGTACGGCGGGGTGCTGCTCACCTCGTGA
- a CDS encoding cysteine dioxygenase family protein, with protein sequence MTTAHTATAATPATPATARLRSLVAEIRETVNRGLPPEPTAYMVAERLLPHLGRPDLLTEGQYEGDSAHYRQHVLHAEHDGSFSVVALVWLPGQSTPVHDHVSWCVTGVHRGEEHERRYRLVPQGMTARLVAAQDVVNPAGTVAAFAPPGDIHLVRNAGTGKAVSLHVYGADVVRLGTSVRRVYDLPADR encoded by the coding sequence ATGACGACTGCGCACACGGCCACCGCTGCGACCCCCGCGACCCCCGCGACCGCCCGGCTCCGCTCCCTGGTGGCGGAGATACGGGAGACCGTGAACCGCGGCCTCCCTCCCGAGCCCACGGCGTACATGGTGGCGGAGAGGCTCCTGCCGCACCTCGGCAGACCCGATCTGCTCACCGAGGGGCAGTACGAGGGCGACTCCGCCCACTACCGCCAGCACGTCCTGCACGCCGAGCACGACGGCAGCTTCTCCGTAGTGGCCCTGGTCTGGCTGCCCGGCCAGAGCACTCCCGTGCACGACCATGTGTCGTGGTGCGTGACCGGTGTGCACCGGGGCGAGGAGCACGAGCGGCGCTACCGGCTGGTGCCGCAGGGCATGACCGCCCGGCTGGTCGCCGCGCAGGACGTGGTGAACCCGGCGGGGACCGTCGCGGCGTTCGCCCCGCCCGGTGACATCCACCTCGTCCGCAACGCCGGCACCGGCAAGGCCGTGTCCCTGCACGTGTACGGTGCCGACGTCGTCCGCCTCGGCACCAGCGTCCGGCGCGTCTACGACCTGCCAGCGGACCGGTGA